Proteins from one Pyrobaculum neutrophilum V24Sta genomic window:
- a CDS encoding shikimate kinase, translating into MGCAVGCAYGGGTVINAIATGHGAAFPISLRVAARVCASDRFEVSTYADVDISPVRRIVERIAERFGLGPLSVEISGDLPTAGGLKSSSAAVNAVIIAAAKLAGARLDLFDVARLNAELSRWAGISVTGAFDDAVASATGRSYLTDNYKMLVIRDLDVSGRAVVLIPPYEKRRHKLDEMRALAPVVRTAVAYAGLGMWREAMLINAVAYGYALGYPPEPTLEALKLGAVGGVSGTGPSHVFISDEPERLADALAKFGKVYVVDIPNSPCQT; encoded by the coding sequence CAATCGCCACGGGGCACGGGGCCGCCTTCCCCATCTCGCTGAGGGTGGCCGCCAGGGTCTGCGCCTCGGACAGGTTCGAGGTCTCCACATACGCCGATGTGGACATCTCGCCGGTGAGGCGGATCGTGGAGAGGATCGCGGAGAGGTTCGGCCTCGGGCCCCTCTCGGTGGAGATCTCAGGCGATCTCCCCACCGCGGGCGGGCTGAAGTCCAGTAGCGCGGCTGTAAACGCCGTTATCATCGCCGCGGCGAAGCTGGCCGGCGCCCGGCTTGACCTCTTTGACGTCGCGCGCCTCAACGCCGAGCTCAGCAGGTGGGCTGGGATAAGCGTCACCGGGGCCTTTGACGACGCCGTGGCCAGCGCCACCGGGCGTAGCTACCTCACGGACAACTACAAGATGCTCGTGATTAGGGATCTGGACGTGTCGGGGAGAGCCGTGGTGTTGATCCCGCCGTATGAGAAGAGGAGGCACAAGCTCGACGAGATGAGGGCGCTCGCTCCGGTTGTGAGAACCGCGGTGGCCTACGCCGGGTTGGGAATGTGGAGGGAGGCGATGTTGATAAACGCCGTGGCCTACGGCTACGCCCTGGGCTACCCCCCGGAGCCGACGCTGGAGGCTTTAAAGCTGGGCGCGGTGGGCGGCGTGTCGGGGACCGGCCCCTCCCACGTCTTTATCTCGGATGAGCCGGAGAGGCTGGCCGACGCCCTGGCGAAGTTCGGAAAAGTCTACGTCGTTGACATCCCCAACTCCCCCTGCCAGACCTAG
- a CDS encoding DUF2175 domain-containing protein, which yields MRKRWRCAICGDEIVEGQLFTFYSKGAVHWECWEREISPKVYRDVDLAAILRLDHYLHVGIVLSKELEHLAQGEEARRKITEVRKQLEALAAKLTAEVASKTS from the coding sequence ATGCGCAAGCGGTGGAGGTGCGCCATCTGCGGCGACGAGATCGTGGAGGGCCAGCTCTTCACCTTCTACAGCAAGGGGGCTGTACACTGGGAGTGTTGGGAGCGCGAGATCAGCCCTAAGGTCTACCGAGACGTCGACCTAGCCGCGATACTTCGCCTAGACCACTACCTGCACGTGGGGATCGTCCTCTCCAAGGAGCTTGAACACCTGGCGCAGGGCGAGGAGGCGAGGAGGAAGATCACAGAGGTTAGAAAACAGCTTGAGGCCCTAGCGGCGAAGCTGACGGCAGAGGTTGCGTCAAAGACGAGCTAG
- a CDS encoding 50S ribosomal protein L3 → MGLKINRPRRGSMGVYPRKRAADIVPRVRTWPEVNLGKPALLGFAAYKAGMLHAVVVEDRPTSPLYGKEVVRPVTVLDAPPLFIWGFRLYTLDPTNGYRRSIAEVWAPELPAYIRRVLTLPEKADVDKQMKKVEEFKDVAVDVRALVATQPHLSGIGKKTPELLEIPIGGVPSVDERIKFAVSLLGKTVSPKEVFTAGQLVDVIAVTKGKGYQGVIKRFGVTILPRWHKHRKGHRRTGTIGPQAPALMFTQPRPGQMGFHQRTEYNKRVVKIGDNGAEITPKSGFLHYGVIRGPYILIQGTVPGAKKRLVVLRHPARPPKKAPPAAEPQVVWLSSQSI, encoded by the coding sequence ATGGGTTTGAAGATTAATAGGCCGCGCCGCGGCTCGATGGGGGTATATCCGAGGAAGCGCGCGGCGGATATTGTGCCTAGGGTGCGGACTTGGCCGGAGGTGAACCTCGGCAAGCCGGCTCTGCTGGGCTTTGCCGCGTATAAAGCCGGCATGTTGCACGCGGTGGTGGTGGAGGATAGGCCGACGAGCCCCTTGTACGGCAAGGAGGTGGTTAGGCCGGTTACTGTGTTAGACGCGCCGCCTCTCTTCATATGGGGCTTTAGGCTCTACACCCTGGACCCCACCAACGGCTACAGGAGATCCATCGCCGAGGTGTGGGCGCCCGAGCTCCCGGCGTACATCAGACGGGTTTTGACGCTCCCCGAGAAGGCGGATGTGGATAAGCAGATGAAGAAGGTGGAGGAGTTTAAAGACGTGGCGGTGGACGTGAGGGCGTTGGTGGCCACGCAGCCCCACCTCTCTGGCATCGGCAAGAAGACGCCGGAGCTTCTGGAGATACCCATCGGCGGAGTCCCCAGCGTGGACGAGAGGATAAAGTTCGCCGTTTCTCTCCTGGGCAAAACCGTGTCGCCTAAGGAGGTCTTCACGGCGGGGCAGCTCGTCGACGTAATCGCAGTCACAAAGGGCAAGGGCTACCAGGGCGTCATCAAGAGGTTCGGCGTCACCATACTCCCCCGCTGGCATAAACACAGGAAGGGCCACAGGAGGACGGGAACCATTGGGCCGCAGGCCCCCGCCCTCATGTTTACGCAGCCGAGGCCCGGCCAGATGGGCTTCCACCAGCGTACCGAGTACAACAAGAGGGTTGTAAAAATCGGGGACAACGGCGCTGAGATCACGCCCAAGTCCGGCTTCCTCCACTACGGAGTGATCAGGGGGCCCTACATACTTATACAAGGCACAGTGCCGGGCGCTAAGAAGAGGCTGGTGGTGCTGAGACACCCGGCCAGGCCGCCGAAGAAGGCGCCGCCAGCGGCGGAGCCTCAGGTGGTGTGGCTAAGCTCTCAAAGTATATAA
- the rpl4p gene encoding 50S ribosomal protein L4, which yields MMDLLKFKQLDLSPYIQPGEKPPEKLKVYGPDGAYIADIDPPLHFMEPVRPDLIRRAYLSALSARFQPKGVYEGAGREHSCESFGVGLGIARIPRYKGSLWPRGCFAPNTRGGRRAHPPKVEKKLHEEINRKEKNLAIRSAIAATAYRSWVAARGHVVDKIPALPLVVVGDAEKVGRAKEARKLLEALGLWPDVERAAAGVKIRSGKGKRRGRRYKEPKSVLVVVSSADVPLAAAVRNFPGVDVVPVDGLNMLVLAPGGAPGRLTLWTVPAVEKLRGLYL from the coding sequence ATGATGGATCTGCTGAAGTTTAAACAGCTGGATCTAAGCCCCTACATACAGCCGGGCGAGAAACCGCCTGAGAAGCTGAAGGTGTATGGACCAGACGGGGCGTACATCGCCGATATAGATCCGCCGCTCCACTTCATGGAGCCGGTGAGGCCTGACCTAATCCGGAGGGCCTACCTAAGCGCTCTCTCCGCGAGGTTTCAGCCCAAGGGCGTTTACGAAGGCGCCGGGAGAGAACACAGCTGTGAGTCCTTCGGCGTAGGCCTCGGCATCGCCAGAATCCCGAGGTACAAGGGCTCGCTGTGGCCGCGGGGTTGCTTCGCGCCCAATACGCGTGGCGGGAGGAGGGCCCACCCGCCGAAGGTGGAGAAGAAGCTACACGAGGAGATAAACAGGAAGGAAAAGAACCTCGCGATTAGATCGGCGATTGCGGCCACGGCATATAGGTCCTGGGTGGCGGCTAGGGGGCACGTGGTGGATAAAATCCCCGCACTTCCGCTCGTCGTTGTGGGCGACGCGGAGAAGGTGGGGCGCGCCAAGGAGGCTAGGAAGTTGCTGGAGGCGCTGGGGTTGTGGCCCGACGTGGAGAGAGCCGCCGCGGGCGTCAAGATAAGGTCCGGCAAGGGGAAGAGGAGGGGTAGGCGGTATAAGGAGCCCAAGAGCGTGCTCGTGGTGGTGTCCAGCGCCGACGTCCCCCTGGCGGCGGCGGTTAGAAACTTCCCGGGGGTAGACGTCGTGCCTGTCGACGGGTTGAACATGCTGGTCCTGGCGCCGGGCGGCGCGCCTGGCAGGCTAACCCTCTGGACTGTGCCAGCTGTAGAGAAGTTGCGTGGGCTGTACCTATGA
- a CDS encoding 50S ribosomal protein L23, translating to MIKRFVVTEKALRLAERENKLTVVVDRSATKKQIADEIQRLYNVKVEKVNTVITAAGEKKAYVKLEREYNAIDLLSKLGVL from the coding sequence ATGATCAAGCGGTTTGTGGTTACGGAGAAGGCGCTTCGTCTCGCCGAGAGGGAGAACAAGCTGACTGTAGTGGTGGATAGGTCGGCCACCAAGAAGCAGATCGCCGACGAGATCCAGAGGCTCTACAACGTCAAGGTGGAGAAGGTGAACACGGTGATCACGGCAGCTGGCGAAAAGAAGGCGTATGTCAAGCTGGAGCGGGAATACAACGCGATCGACCTCCTGAGCAAGCTGGGCGTCCTCTAG
- a CDS encoding exosome complex RNA-binding protein Csl4, whose product MKRRLVTPGEEVAYAEEYEAKWGAYSVDYKLHAYVLGMAAYDERSHVATVKPLRDPPMPQQGSVVYCQVTGKGRRAYQLRCFAVERDREIRDLKYLYTGVLPYFFSDGDLGVGDYIRARVVSTYGPPLVVSIRGPTYGSVLSRCPKCGSVLKRRGPALYCPVCSTEVRRKIAVGHYMA is encoded by the coding sequence GTGAAGAGGAGGCTTGTGACGCCTGGGGAGGAGGTGGCGTATGCGGAGGAGTACGAGGCGAAGTGGGGGGCCTACAGCGTTGACTACAAGCTCCACGCCTACGTCCTAGGCATGGCCGCATACGACGAGAGGAGCCACGTGGCAACTGTGAAACCTCTGAGGGACCCGCCCATGCCTCAACAGGGCTCTGTGGTGTACTGCCAAGTGACCGGCAAGGGGAGGCGGGCCTATCAGCTCCGCTGTTTCGCCGTGGAGAGGGACAGAGAGATCCGCGACCTGAAGTACCTCTACACGGGGGTCCTCCCGTATTTCTTCTCCGACGGCGATCTAGGCGTCGGGGACTACATAAGGGCGAGGGTCGTCTCAACCTACGGGCCCCCCCTGGTGGTGTCTATACGGGGCCCCACCTACGGCTCGGTGCTTTCCCGGTGTCCAAAATGCGGCTCCGTCCTCAAGAGGCGGGGCCCGGCGCTCTACTGCCCCGTCTGCTCCACGGAGGTTAGGAGGAAAATCGCCGTGGGCCACTACATGGCCTAA
- a CDS encoding DUF2067 family protein: protein MYLTLSFKFHSREEVERFLSFLERHLKTTYLVDTRLTHVYVQLEGEGRELEEAASLVKSLAALARGGRGRAKVPLLVVFKDAELARPVPPDALADALTLAGAPSEVRGGFLDTAASYEEVLKTAEALSRLYQEAEGYPLTPQAKKIAVVYAYVSGKPLGQALEDLQSAGLLNRGAVLSLRGPPDEARRRLRELLRRA from the coding sequence GTGTATCTCACGCTCTCGTTTAAGTTCCACAGCAGGGAGGAGGTGGAGAGGTTCCTCTCGTTTCTAGAGCGCCATCTGAAGACGACCTACCTAGTGGACACGCGGCTCACCCACGTGTATGTCCAGTTAGAGGGCGAGGGGAGGGAGCTTGAGGAGGCCGCCTCGTTGGTGAAGAGCCTGGCGGCTTTGGCCAGGGGCGGCCGAGGGAGGGCCAAGGTCCCGCTTCTCGTCGTGTTCAAAGACGCGGAGCTGGCCAGGCCTGTGCCTCCCGACGCGCTGGCCGACGCGCTGACTCTCGCGGGGGCCCCCTCCGAGGTCAGAGGCGGCTTTTTAGACACGGCGGCTAGCTACGAGGAGGTGCTCAAGACGGCCGAGGCCCTCTCGAGGCTCTACCAAGAGGCCGAGGGGTACCCGCTGACGCCCCAAGCCAAGAAGATCGCAGTGGTCTACGCCTACGTGAGCGGGAAGCCGCTGGGGCAGGCGCTAGAGGATCTGCAATCTGCCGGCCTTCTAAACAGAGGTGCGGTGTTGAGCTTGAGGGGGCCGCCCGACGAGGCGAGAAGGCGCCTCCGGGAGCTGCTGAGGAGGGCCTAG
- a CDS encoding DNA-directed RNA polymerase subunit L, translating into MLQMEVVTLTDKYLELKVKGETYTLFSPLVEYLSSDPDVEYIQFDVDHPLQENAHFKLKVRRGTPLEAVERAVKAVLADIEELERGFFS; encoded by the coding sequence ATGCTCCAGATGGAGGTGGTAACCCTCACCGACAAGTACCTAGAGCTTAAGGTGAAGGGCGAGACCTACACCCTCTTCTCGCCCCTCGTCGAGTATCTATCCAGCGATCCAGACGTGGAATACATCCAGTTCGACGTAGACCACCCCCTGCAGGAAAACGCCCACTTCAAGCTCAAGGTGAGGAGGGGGACCCCGCTTGAGGCGGTGGAGAGGGCTGTAAAAGCGGTGCTGGCAGATATCGAGGAGCTGGAGAGGGGGTTCTTTTCGTGA
- a CDS encoding ribosome biogenesis protein codes for MILVLAESAIELVPREIWSHPAVASDARRRGKRPGEILLDRARHHPAMAGLEDGARRGRPDIVHQVLLVFQYSLLNRRGLGRVYIHTRGDYIIQVKPQTRIPKNYNNFVSLMEQLYALGRAPPHGDSLMELHRGSLAGLLEQLGGRWVVLHERGARRRFAELGAALLNSVVVVGGFPHGDFSNRWVLEKAEAVYSVGDEPLDAAQAVCRAVAAAEASAGLI; via the coding sequence GTGATTCTCGTACTGGCGGAGTCGGCCATCGAGCTTGTGCCGAGGGAGATCTGGAGCCACCCCGCCGTGGCCTCCGACGCCAGGCGGAGGGGGAAGAGACCCGGCGAGATTCTCCTAGATAGAGCCCGCCACCACCCCGCCATGGCAGGCCTTGAGGACGGCGCAAGGCGGGGGCGCCCCGACATCGTACACCAGGTTCTGCTCGTGTTTCAATACAGCTTGTTAAACAGGAGGGGTCTGGGGAGGGTGTATATACACACCAGGGGCGACTACATAATACAAGTGAAGCCCCAGACCCGGATCCCCAAGAACTACAACAACTTCGTCTCTCTGATGGAGCAGCTCTACGCCTTAGGCAGAGCGCCGCCACACGGCGACTCCCTCATGGAGCTACATAGGGGCAGCCTCGCCGGTCTCCTGGAACAGCTGGGGGGCCGCTGGGTTGTGCTACACGAGAGGGGGGCCAGGAGGCGGTTCGCGGAGCTGGGCGCCGCCTTGTTGAACTCCGTGGTGGTCGTGGGCGGCTTTCCACATGGGGATTTCTCAAACCGCTGGGTTTTGGAAAAAGCCGAGGCGGTATATAGCGTTGGGGACGAGCCGCTTGACGCGGCCCAGGCCGTGTGTAGAGCCGTCGCCGCGGCGGAGGCATCGGCCGGGCTGATATGA
- a CDS encoding S8 family serine peptidase, whose translation MGGKALIIAVLALVIFTQATRVVIGYEDPSSLTDLQALNKTGDIKMLKHIKEIRAVVVNVPDHKVGVLKDKLKGVRYVEEDKIAWATGFADYADVQWNIKMVNAPLVWDTYFVTIRDAAFGYGVTVAVLDTGIDYAHPELYGKVVYCINTVGISLYKGTKLKNCADRNGHGTHVAGIIAASLDNVGVAGVAPKVRLIAMTPSPP comes from the coding sequence ATGGGAGGCAAAGCACTAATAATTGCGGTATTGGCGCTGGTCATATTTACACAAGCAACTAGGGTGGTTATAGGGTATGAGGACCCCTCGTCGTTGACAGATCTACAGGCGTTGAACAAAACAGGGGATATAAAGATGCTCAAACACATAAAAGAGATCAGGGCGGTCGTGGTAAACGTACCTGATCACAAGGTGGGGGTGCTTAAAGATAAGCTAAAGGGCGTAAGGTACGTTGAGGAGGACAAGATAGCTTGGGCAACAGGCTTTGCTGACTACGCAGATGTGCAGTGGAATATCAAGATGGTCAATGCCCCCCTTGTGTGGGATACGTACTTTGTGACAATACGTGACGCCGCGTTTGGCTACGGCGTAACTGTCGCCGTGTTAGACACCGGCATAGACTACGCGCACCCCGAGCTATACGGGAAGGTCGTTTATTGTATAAACACGGTGGGGATCAGTTTGTACAAAGGCACAAAGCTAAAGAACTGTGCAGATAGAAACGGCCACGGGACACATGTAGCTGGCATAATCGCCGCCTCGCTGGATAACGTAGGAGTGGCTGGCGTTGCGCCGAAGGTAAGGCTGATAGCTATGACCCCCTCCCCGCCCTAG